CTACAGTGATTGTGGCTCCAGGAGAGAGGATCAAATGTTTACTGCAGGTAATGTGTTGGACTTGCACACATGTACCTTTgacttcctctttgtcttttttaacaCATAGATTTTCATGATTCTTCTTAACataacacatgtacacatgcatgtgtgactgattatttcagattaatgtttgtttttttcctgcactgGGTGTTTATTTATAAATTGAGTCAAAGAACTGTTTTATTCCAATGAATTTAACAGCTAGAGAGCCAGATGtctccctcaggagttggtggagaccaaatacagagataaaagagagggaatactgGACTTAGATTCACCAGTAGGTTCgacatatcaacttaaaaggcGATGAGAAGTCAGTggcccccaagtggccaaaaagaACAGTTAATGCATgtgtcatccatccattattcattttatcttatctttatAGGATCGCGGTGTGTATCCCACCTGACATTGGGCGACAGACAGTTCCCCGTCAATCACAGGGCTGATATATTCCGACAGCTATGGGCACTTTAGATTTAGACTTTAGATCAATTAACcttatgtgtatgttttatgaATGTGGGAGGAAGCAGGAGTTCCCGGAGTGAAGCCACGCAGGCACGGAGAACAACTCTACCCAGAACCCAGAACCTTTTCGCTttgaggcgacagtgctaaccactgcaccacagtGAGGCCCCTTAATGCACGTTTCAGTTTAACTAAAAATATTGACGTATGTTTTCCAGGTGCAGGCTAGCAGTGGTAGGTCAAGGTATGCAGGTCCACTTGACTGTGCAGTCAGGCTCTATAAGGAGCAGGGGATCCGCAGTGTCTACAAAGGGACTGTGCTTACTCTCATCAGAGGTACACTtatctgtggtgtgtgtgtgtgtgtgtgtgtgtgtgtgtgtgtgtgtgtgtgtgtgtgtgtgtgtgtggtgtgtgtgtgtgtgtgtgtaaaagccTTGATAAATGAAAGCATTGTGTGATTGTTGAATCCAAAGGCCACCATGGATTTACAGCCTCACATGTTGCCcttctgttcctctgtctgttagATGTGCCTTCTAATGGTCTGTACTTCCTGACATACGAATACCTCAAAAACTTCCTGACACCTGAGGGTCAAAGGTGAGTAACCATGGATACAGTGAAGACATTtataaagtacaagtacaaagATCTTTCACCTTGATtgtatgtgcatctgtgtgtttttgtgtttagtgtgtcTCAGATCAGCACTCCCAACATCCTCCTGGCCGGTGGTGTAGCAGGAATACTAAACTGGACGATCGCTCTTCCTCCAGATGTCCTCAAATCAAACTTCCAGACAGGTTAGAGCCAGAGTCAGCATAAGATTAGTAAGACTATGTACTCAAACCTCCTGTGCTGCATTCTATTGTACATGGAGAAACTTAGTTTAAGGAGCAGCTCAACAGTTTGAGGAATAGGCTTTTGAAACATGACACTTGAAAATCACccaatacaccttaaatgtcaatatgacaactttgaacattcatttgtttttattagctctctacATGACATACGCTTTAGTGATTATCGGATCTTCAAGCACTTTGaatgtttatatatttcaatTGAATTATGtgaactgtagatattttatttcatcacttggagaaaaaaagtatAGGAGCGTCCTTCCTGTATGCTACACCTTTGCTCCTATCTGTCCGTTACATATGGAACTGCAGCTggcagcctgttagcttagcttagcataatgactaGAAGCAGGGCGAAACAGCTCTGGGTAAAATCCTACTTTGCCCATGTGGCACTCTGTCCGCTGTAGGTGCACAACTGGGATCAAACTGGTGTCCAAATTTTGACGATAAAACCTTAAATCTCATCCATCTACCTCTGCTAGAAAACATGTTAGAGAATACACAGAAAATGCAGTTAACTGTTATGGCCCATTGATAAAAACTATCATACACACATCAATTGCAAAAGAGAACATTTTCTCTCCtgtaactttgtgtgtgtgtgtgtgtgtttgtgtgtgtgtgtgtgtgtgtgtgtgtgtgtgtgtgtagctgcagaTGGGAAGTACAGAGGTCTGGTTGACGTCCTGAGAACACTGCTGCGAGAAGAAGGACCTAAAGCTCTCTATAAGGGATTTAACGCTGTCTTTCTAAGAGCCTTCCCTGCCAACGCAGTAATTCTGACCTCTTACATTGCTCTCATATTATActcttattattatatttatacttCCTGATAACTACAGGCAAACACCAtcatctgacttttttttctttactgaaatacgatgtttctttcttcttcctctctctctctcaggcctGTTTTCTAGGATTTGAGGTGGCACTAAAGGGATTAAACATGCTTGCACCCAGTTGGTGAGATAAGCCAGTTTGTCTATAACTGGCCGCCAGTCTGGACCAGCCTGTTGCAGAGACAAAGCTCTCTTCTGAGTTGCGTCTGTTAATTCGTACATTTCATGGATGGTGAAATGTAAGGAATTTTTGTAtacttaaatgtatttttacatttaattttacaaattaattattttaattgtcaTTCTTTGTAACCATGATTTTATCCTCACTTTTTGTGAGCAGTGGTATAATGTGTACACACATTTACGAATGTATGATTTTGAGATATAGAGTGTTTGTTAATATTCTCACTTTTCTTACAAACTAATTATgatgtttgtaaaatgtcagataatAAGTTTGGACCCATTTAGTTTAATAAggatttaaatatgtttttaatctatAAGCTCTTCCAAAAGTCAGTGTGAATTTATCTGGGGGTGAGTGGGTTTGTTTGGCCTATGTACAGGCACGGGGGAGTTTTATAAGCTTTGTGAATAAAGTGTTTGATTAAAGAATTTGCAATTTGCAATATAAATAGTGTGTCCGCTGTTAACAAATCTTTAGGCCCTGTCTTGCGGAGGAAACATTATgcttattaataataataataataataataatcaactttatttgtatagcacctttcatacaagaaatatAGCACAAAGTGCCTTACAACAAACACATGGCATGTATCCAGTGCAtcacctgaaaacataaaatgaacataaaaacatattaaaaacattgatgtaaaatgaaaaacattaaagacattaatgtaaaatgaggtggaataataataaataat
The genomic region above belongs to Seriola aureovittata isolate HTS-2021-v1 ecotype China chromosome 9, ASM2101889v1, whole genome shotgun sequence and contains:
- the si:dkey-150i13.2 gene encoding mitochondrial carnitine/acylcarnitine carrier protein; translation: MGEEPRVSPLKNFVAGGVGGACLLLAGHPLDTIKVRLQTQPKASCTQYVLYTGTYDCFRKTVSKEGILGLYKGMGAPLAGVAPMMAISFFGFGLGKQLQQTDPDKPLTHTQIFLSGCLAGVFTTVIVAPGERIKCLLQVQASSGRSRYAGPLDCAVRLYKEQGIRSVYKGTVLTLIRDVPSNGLYFLTYEYLKNFLTPEGQSVSQISTPNILLAGGVAGILNWTIALPPDVLKSNFQTAADGKYRGLVDVLRTLLREEGPKALYKGFNAVFLRAFPANAACFLGFEVALKGLNMLAPSW